GCTGCCAAGTCGGGCAGTCATGTCGCCGTCCTCATCGACCCTGACCGGTTCACCGACTCCGAGCAGCAGTTCCTGGCCAGCCTGGACGCACCGCCCGAAGTCAGCTCACTGCCCGACCACCGTGATGCCTGCGATTCCCCGTGGCGCGAGGAAGTGGCCTCGCGCGTGGACGCCTTTCGCGCCAAGCGCGGCCGCCGCCGTCCCGATCCCAGCTCGGTGCTGAGCTTCGACTTCGACGCGCCCGCGGCGCCCCTCCAGGCCGACAGCACGCTCGCCGTCCCCGCAAAGCCAGGATGGGAGGAGTCGAGCACCGTTGTCACCATGCCGGCGCCGGTGGTCTCCGAACCCAAGGTCATCGAGTTCCCGCGCTCGGCCGAGGTCATAGCCGAGGAACTGGCCGAGCCCATCATTGAGACCCCGCGCATCCTGGAAGCGCCTCCCGAGGCCGTGGCCCCGCCGGAGTTTGGCGGCGTGTCGCTGGCCCCCATCACCCTGGAGGAGCACGCGGTCGAGGTGGAGCTGGAACCCATGCACCTGCGGGTGGCGGCGCGCGGCCTGCGTATCTTCGCCGGGCTGGTGGACGCTTTCCTGGTGCTGACCGCCGCCGGCCTGTTCGCCGCCATCTTCGTGCAGATGGCGGAGAGCGTGCCCCACACGCGCATGGCCCTGGCCCTGGCCTCAGTCATCCCCAGCTTTTTCTGGGCGGTGTATCACTACTTGTTCCTGGTGCACGGGAGCGGTACTCCCGGCATGGGCCTGGCGAACCTCCGCCTGAGCACCTTCGAAGGGAAGCGGGTCACCATCGAGCAGCGGCGCAACCGCGCCCTGGCCCTGGCCCTGTCGTGCATTTCGGTGGGATTTGGCTTCATCTGGGCGCTCTTTGACCCCGACGGCCTGTGCTGGCACGACAAGATCACCCGCACCTACCTGACCCAGCGCAGCTACTGAGCAGTCGCCAGCAGCCGGTCGCCAGTCGCCAGCTTGGCCGTGTCATCCCGAGTAGAAGTCGAGGGGCCGCTACCCCTCCTCACTTTCGGGTCGCCAGGAGGATGACGGCCAGCAGGATCGCGACCACAGCAGTGATTGCCAGCAACTGGCTTACCCCTCCGAGAACGATGCCCATCCAACGACTCTCATTCCAGGGCGAAGAGCACTTCCACCTTCGCCTTGGGGCTACTCTGCCTTGGTGGTCAGTGGTTTGCCCTTTTCCGCGACGAACACGGCAGCCAGCCTGGCGGTGCCCTGTCCTTTGTTGATCGCCTGGTGGACCTGGCCAGGAGCGACATAGAAGATATCGCCGGCCTTGAGGGTCGCGTCGGGCTTGCCCGCGAGCTCGAGCAGAATGGTGCCTTCCTGCACGAACACGTACACCTCCGCCGGATGGGTGTGCTTCCCTTCAGCCGAGCCGGGAGGCAACTCGACGGCGGCCATCACCGCCTCATACCCCGGGGTCTTCATGTCCTGCTTCAGAAGAATGTTCCTCTTCACGGCCGGGGCCTGGGGAGCGCTCTGGCCGTGGATGGCAAGCGTTCCGGCTAGGCTGGCGACCACCAGGACGGCGGCGAATGCTGCGTTAGGCGTTCTCATGCTGGGCCTCCTTGACTGTGCTAGCTGTATGCGGAGCCAGGAACGATATGCCCCGGGCCAAGGCGTGTCAACGTCTGGGCCCTTTCTTGCACGGCCTGACAGACGCTGGGCTCGGGCTGGCGACCAGCGACCTGCTCGATTACACTTCCCCCCGCATTCCTACGGAGTCCAGCCATGAAAGCTGCTCTGCAATTCTCCTATCAGAACGCGACGGAATCGGTGGTGGGGGCGGAGGGGCTGCATCCCGGCGACCTCGACCAGGCGGCGGCCCTGGCGGCGCTCGACGCCTTCCGCAAGCGCGTCGATTCCGGCGAGATCGGCTTTCCCAACCTGCCCGACGACCGCACCACCATCCGCGCCGTCTCCGAATTCGCCGCCGACACGCGCGGCGAGGTGGACGACGTGCTCGTGGTCGGCATCGGCGGCTCGGCTCTGGGAGCGTACGCCCTCGACGCGGCCCTGCGCGGCCCCCATCCCGTCCAGATCGCGCCGGGCGTGAAGGGCAAGCGGCGCGAGCCGCGCCCGCGCCTGGTCGTGCTCGATAACGTCGATCCCGGCTTCATCGCCGCCGCGCTGCAGCGGGTGAACCCCAAGCGGACACTCGCCTGCGTGATCGCCAAATCGGGTTCGACGGCGGAGTCGCTGTCCACCTTCCTGATCGTTCGCGAGTGGATGGAGAAAGCGCTGGGCAAGCGCACGCGCGCGCGCATCGTAGCCGTCACCGACGCCCAGAAAGGCGACCTGCTGGCCATCGCCAAACAGGAGCGGTACCCGCTGTTCTTCGTTCCCGGCAATGTCGGCGGGCGCTTCAGCGTGTTCACCCCAGTGGGGCTGCTGCCCGCGGCGCTCATTGGCCTCGACATCGGCAAGCTGATGCGCGGCGCTGGCGACGCCAACCTGCTCGCCTGGTCGCGCGACTTCGATCACAACCTCGCCTTGACGTCGGCGGCGGTGCACCACGCTCTGCACACCAAGCGCGGCAAGGCGATCGAAGTCGTCTACGCCTATTCCTCGTATCTCTGGGGCGCGGCCTTCTGGTACCGCCAGCTCTGGGCCGAAAGCCTGGGCAAGCGCGTGAACCGCAAAGGTGAGGTCGTGGAGACCGGGCAGACGCCGGTGGCGGCGCTGGGTGTCACTGACCAGCACTCGCAGTCGCAGCTCTACATGGAAGGGCCGCGCGACAAGATGATCACTTTCTGGGCGGTGAAGAAGCCGCGCGCCGACGTGAGGATCCCGCGCGCCTTCGCCAAGTTCGATTCCTGCGGGTACCTCGGCGGCAAGAAACTGTCCGAGCTCTTCCACGCCGAGATGCGCGCCACCGAGGCCGCGCTCACCGAGGCTGGGCGTCCCAACTGCCGCTGGACCCTGCCCGTCGTGGATGAATATACCGTCGGCGCATTCTTCCAGACGCTCGAATTCCAGACCGCCTTCGCCGGGGAGCTCTACGGCGTGGATGCCTTCGACCAGCCCGGCGTGGAGCTGGGCAAGAAGCTGACCTACGGGCTGCTGGGGCGCAAGGGCTATGAGGAATTCGCGAAGCGTGTGAAGTGAAGTGATCTCTGGTAGAGACGCCCGTAAGGGCGTCTTTCTGGGCACCGACGCAAAGAAAAGAGGGGAGATGCCCTGACAGGCGTCTCTACCGAGCGTCCAGCTCAGCCCTGCAGGTGCGCCTCCAGGAACCATAGGTCCTTGTCGGCGTCGCGCACGATCTCAGTGAACAGGTCGGCGGTACCCTGGTCGCCGAGTTCGGAGGCGCGCTCGATAGCCTTGCGTGCGGCGGCGGCCACCTTGGCCAGTCGCTGCACCAGCGCGCGCACATGCTCTTCGCCCTTCACCGCGTCCAGGTCATACTCGGGGATGGTGGAGGTTGCGGCGGCGATGCGGGTGGTGCCCAGGGCCGTCCCGCCCAGCGCGGTGACACGCTCGGCGATGAGGTCGGAATGGCCTTCGAGATGGGTAGCCAGGGAGTCAAACAGCTCGTGCAATTGGAAGAATTCGCGGCCCTTGACGTTCCAGTGGGCCTGCTTGGCCTGGGTCTTCAGGTCCAGGGTATCGGCCAGGCGGGCATTCAGCAGGTCGATCAACTCCAGCCGCTTCTTCTCGGGAATGTCGATGGAAGTATGAAAGGTGCGTTCGCGAACAGCGGTTGCCATATCGTCAGCTCCTTCCGCATTTCGATGGGCCCGAAGCCGCGGCGGATTCACGATTTCCTCTCAGGCTACCCGGCACACCTCCCTGCACGCACCCCTGGCCGCTGGCTTCGGGTTACGCAAGGCAAGACGGATGCTTTCATTGACTGGGGGAATAAGTTGCTGTATTTTCTGCCGCACCGGAACTTCTGCGCCCCAGCAAGAAGACCCTCAATCCCCTTACTAAAGGGCCCGGCAGCGGTACTGTCATCATGGCCATGGCGTCTCCATCATCGCCGCAGCAGATCGGCCGGTACGAGATCCTGGGCGAGCTCGGCAAGGGCGCGATGGGGGTCGTGTACAAGGCCCGGGACCCCAACATCGGGCGCCTGGTGGCGCTCAAGACCATGCGCCTGGACGTGCATGGCATGGAAGCCCAGGAGATGCTGCTGCGCTTCAAGAACG
This is a stretch of genomic DNA from Terriglobales bacterium. It encodes these proteins:
- a CDS encoding cupin domain-containing protein; amino-acid sequence: MRTPNAAFAAVLVVASLAGTLAIHGQSAPQAPAVKRNILLKQDMKTPGYEAVMAAVELPPGSAEGKHTHPAEVYVFVQEGTILLELAGKPDATLKAGDIFYVAPGQVHQAINKGQGTARLAAVFVAEKGKPLTTKAE
- a CDS encoding RDD family protein, giving the protein MACPLCGERCTCSQVDPAAKSGSHVAVLIDPDRFTDSEQQFLASLDAPPEVSSLPDHRDACDSPWREEVASRVDAFRAKRGRRRPDPSSVLSFDFDAPAAPLQADSTLAVPAKPGWEESSTVVTMPAPVVSEPKVIEFPRSAEVIAEELAEPIIETPRILEAPPEAVAPPEFGGVSLAPITLEEHAVEVELEPMHLRVAARGLRIFAGLVDAFLVLTAAGLFAAIFVQMAESVPHTRMALALASVIPSFFWAVYHYLFLVHGSGTPGMGLANLRLSTFEGKRVTIEQRRNRALALALSCISVGFGFIWALFDPDGLCWHDKITRTYLTQRSY
- a CDS encoding glucose-6-phosphate isomerase; translated protein: MKAALQFSYQNATESVVGAEGLHPGDLDQAAALAALDAFRKRVDSGEIGFPNLPDDRTTIRAVSEFAADTRGEVDDVLVVGIGGSALGAYALDAALRGPHPVQIAPGVKGKRREPRPRLVVLDNVDPGFIAAALQRVNPKRTLACVIAKSGSTAESLSTFLIVREWMEKALGKRTRARIVAVTDAQKGDLLAIAKQERYPLFFVPGNVGGRFSVFTPVGLLPAALIGLDIGKLMRGAGDANLLAWSRDFDHNLALTSAAVHHALHTKRGKAIEVVYAYSSYLWGAAFWYRQLWAESLGKRVNRKGEVVETGQTPVAALGVTDQHSQSQLYMEGPRDKMITFWAVKKPRADVRIPRAFAKFDSCGYLGGKKLSELFHAEMRATEAALTEAGRPNCRWTLPVVDEYTVGAFFQTLEFQTAFAGELYGVDAFDQPGVELGKKLTYGLLGRKGYEEFAKRVK
- the dps gene encoding DNA starvation/stationary phase protection protein Dps; its protein translation is MATAVRERTFHTSIDIPEKKRLELIDLLNARLADTLDLKTQAKQAHWNVKGREFFQLHELFDSLATHLEGHSDLIAERVTALGGTALGTTRIAAATSTIPEYDLDAVKGEEHVRALVQRLAKVAAAARKAIERASELGDQGTADLFTEIVRDADKDLWFLEAHLQG